A window of the Chionomys nivalis chromosome 25, mChiNiv1.1, whole genome shotgun sequence genome harbors these coding sequences:
- the Dgka gene encoding diacylglycerol kinase alpha isoform X3, with amino-acid sequence MIRVAEYLDWDVSELRPILQEMMKEIDYDGSGSVSLAEWVRAGATTVPLLVLLGVDMTLKDDGVHMWRLKRFPRPVYCNLCELSIGLGKQGLSCNLCKYTVHDHCAMKAQPCEVSTYAKSRKDIGVQSHVWVRGGCDSGRCDRCQKKIRIYHSLTGLHCVWCHLEIHDDCLQAVGTECDCGPLRDHILPPSSIYPTVLASVPDRKLKTADDASLSTIDALRIDPVSNTHPLLVFVNPKSGGKQGQRVLWKFQYMLNPRQVYNLKNGPEQGLKFFRDVPQFRVLVCGGDGTVGWILESIDKANFPVVPPVAVLPLGTGNDLARCLRWGRGYEGENLGKILKDIETSKVVYLDRWLLEVTLQANEKSDPVPSQIINNYFSIGVDASIAHQFHVMREKYPEKFNSRMKNKLWYLEFATSETIFSTCKKLEESLTVEICGKPLDLSDLSLEGIAVLNIPSTHGGSNLWGDIRRPQGDTSSINQALGSTAKIITDPDILKTSVPDMSDKRLEVVGIEGAIEMGQIYTKLKSAGHRLAKCSEITFRSRSPIRTRCLCLWAQPPTPTISLAFGAEDTLCLEPASLFLEISLCALYIAATPSCQP; translated from the exons ATGATTCGAGTGGCCGAATATCTAGACTGGGATGTGTCCGAGCTGAGGCCG ATCCTCCAGGAGATGATGAAGGAGATCGACTACGATGGCAGTGGCTCTGTCTCCCTAGCTGAGTGGGTCCGGGCTGGCGCTACCACTGTGCCGCTGCTTGTGCTTCTGGGTGTTGATATG ACGCTGAAGGATGATGGGGTACACATGTGGAGACTCAAGAGATTCCCCAGACCAGTCTACTGCAACCTATGCGAGCTGAGCATTGGCCTTGGCAAACAGGGCCTGAGCTGTAACC tcTGTAAGTACACTGTTCATGACCACTGTGCCATGAAGGCCCAGCCTTGTGAAGTCAGCACCTATGCCAAGTCTCGGAAAGACATTGGT gtccagtCACATGTGTGGGTTCGAGGAGGCTGTGATTCTGGACGTTGTGACCGCTGCCAGAAAAAGATCCGCATCTACCACAGCCTCACAGGACTGCATTGTGTGTGGTGCCACCTGGAG ATCCATGACGACTGTCTGCAGGCTGTGGGGACCGAGTGTGACTGTGGGCCGCTCCGTGATCATATCCTGCCTCCGTCTTCCATTTATCCCACAGTTCTG gcATCTGTACCAGATCGCAAGCTGAAGACCGCAGATGACGCAAGCCTGTCTACCATTGATGCTCTTCGG ATTGACCCTGTTTCTAACACCCATCCGCTTCTAGTCTTTGTCAATCCTAAGAGTGGAGGGAAGCAGGGGCAGAG GGTGCTTTGGAAGTTCCAGTATATGCTAAACCCTCGGCAGGTGTACAACCTGAAGAATGGTCCAGAGCAAGG GCTCAAATTTTTCAGAGACGTTCCTCAATTCCGGGTATTGGTGTGTGGTGGAGACGGCACAGTAGGCTGGATTCTAGAAAGCATTG ACAAAGCCAACTTTCCGGTTGTGCCTCCTGTTGCTGTGCTGCCCCTGGGCACTGGAAATGATCTGGCTCGTTGCCTAAGGTGGGGAAGAG GTTATGAAGGTGAGAATTTGGGAAAGATCCTCAAGGACATAGAGACGAGTAAGGTGGTATATCTCGACCGGTGGCTCCTGGAAGTAACACTCCAAGCAAATGAGAAGAGTGACCCCGTCCCCTCTCAGATCATCAATAACTACTTCTCCATTGGTGTG GATGCTTCAATTGCTCACCAGTTCCATGTCATGCGAGAGAAATATCCCGAGAAGTTCAACAGCCG AATGAAAAACAAGTTGTGGTACTTGGAATTTGCCACATCTGAAACTATCTTCTCAACATGCAAGAAACTGGAAGAGTCTTTAACAGTTGAG ATCTGTGGAAAGCCGCTGGATCTCAGCGACCTATCCCTAGAAGGCATTGCAGTACTGAATATCCCAAGCACACACGGTGGCTCCAACCTCTGGGGTGATATCAGGAGACCTCAGGGGGATACTTCTTCTATCAACCAGGCATTAGGCAGTACGGCCAAAATAATTACAGACCCCGATATCCTGAAAACCTCCGTGCCAG ACATGAGTGACAAGCGGCTAGAAGTAGTAGGAATAGAGGGTGCAATTGAGATGGGCCAGATCTATACCAAGCTCAAGAGTGCTGGACATCGGCTGGCCAAGTGCTCTGAGATTACATTCCG ATCAAGATCACCTATAAGAACCAGATGCCTATGCTTATGGGCCCAGCCCCCAACTCCAACAATTTCTTTGGCTTTTGGAGCTGAGGATACCCTCTGCCTTGAGCCCGCCTCGTTGTTCCTGGAGATTTCCCTCTGTGCTCTGTACATTGCTGCCACGCCCTCCTGTCAGCCCTGA
- the Dgka gene encoding diacylglycerol kinase alpha isoform X2, whose amino-acid sequence MAKEKGLISPEDFAQLQQYMEYSTKKVSDVLKLFEDGDMNRFCQEDVIGYVGFEHFLKLYLEVDEVPHHLCWSLFWSFHASQSLEVTKSKGNVICLSDVSCYFSLLEGGRPEDKLEFTFKLYDSDRNGILDSSEVERIIHQMIRVAEYLDWDVSELRPILQEMMKEIDYDGSGSVSLAEWVRAGATTVPLLVLLGVDMTLKDDGVHMWRLKRFPRPVYCNLCELSIGLGKQGLSCNLCKYTVHDHCAMKAQPCEVSTYAKSRKDIGVQSHVWVRGGCDSGRCDRCQKKIRIYHSLTGLHCVWCHLEIHDDCLQAVGTECDCGPLRDHILPPSSIYPTVLASVPDRKLKTADDASLSTIDALRIDPVSNTHPLLVFVNPKSGGKQGQRVLWKFQYMLNPRQVYNLKNGPEQGLKFFRDVPQFRVLVCGGDGTVGWILESIDKANFPVVPPVAVLPLGTGNDLARCLRWGRGYEGENLGKILKDIETSKVVYLDRWLLEVTLQANEKSDPVPSQIINNYFSIGVDASIAHQFHVMREKYPEKFNSRMKNKLWYLEFATSETIFSTCKKLEESLTVEICGKPLDLSDLSLEGIAVLNIPSTHGGSNLWGDIRRPQGDTSSINQALGSTAKIITDPDILKTSVPDMSDKRLEVVGIEGAIEMGQIYTKLKSAGHRLAKCSEITFRTTKTLPMQIDGEPWMQAPCTIKITYKNQMPMLMGPAPNSNNFFGFWS is encoded by the exons ACTCCACCAAAAAGGTCAGTGATGTTCTGAAGCTCTTTGAGGATGGTGACATGAACAGATTTTGCCAAGAAGAT GTCATTGGCTACGTGGGATTTGAGCATTTCCTGAAACTCTATCTGGAAGTGGATGAAGTCCCCCATCACCTCTGCTGGTCTCTGTTTTGGTCCTTTCACGCTAGTCAAAGCTTAGAAGTGACTAAGTCAAAAG GCAATGTGATTTGTCTCAGTGATGTCTCCTGCTACTTCTCCCTCCTGGAGGGTGGCCGGCCAGAAGACAAGCTAGAAT TCACCTTCAAGCTGTACGACTCGGATAGAAACGGGATCCTGGATAGCTCG GAAGTAGAAAGAATTATCCACCAGATGATTCGAGTGGCCGAATATCTAGACTGGGATGTGTCCGAGCTGAGGCCG ATCCTCCAGGAGATGATGAAGGAGATCGACTACGATGGCAGTGGCTCTGTCTCCCTAGCTGAGTGGGTCCGGGCTGGCGCTACCACTGTGCCGCTGCTTGTGCTTCTGGGTGTTGATATG ACGCTGAAGGATGATGGGGTACACATGTGGAGACTCAAGAGATTCCCCAGACCAGTCTACTGCAACCTATGCGAGCTGAGCATTGGCCTTGGCAAACAGGGCCTGAGCTGTAACC tcTGTAAGTACACTGTTCATGACCACTGTGCCATGAAGGCCCAGCCTTGTGAAGTCAGCACCTATGCCAAGTCTCGGAAAGACATTGGT gtccagtCACATGTGTGGGTTCGAGGAGGCTGTGATTCTGGACGTTGTGACCGCTGCCAGAAAAAGATCCGCATCTACCACAGCCTCACAGGACTGCATTGTGTGTGGTGCCACCTGGAG ATCCATGACGACTGTCTGCAGGCTGTGGGGACCGAGTGTGACTGTGGGCCGCTCCGTGATCATATCCTGCCTCCGTCTTCCATTTATCCCACAGTTCTG gcATCTGTACCAGATCGCAAGCTGAAGACCGCAGATGACGCAAGCCTGTCTACCATTGATGCTCTTCGG ATTGACCCTGTTTCTAACACCCATCCGCTTCTAGTCTTTGTCAATCCTAAGAGTGGAGGGAAGCAGGGGCAGAG GGTGCTTTGGAAGTTCCAGTATATGCTAAACCCTCGGCAGGTGTACAACCTGAAGAATGGTCCAGAGCAAGG GCTCAAATTTTTCAGAGACGTTCCTCAATTCCGGGTATTGGTGTGTGGTGGAGACGGCACAGTAGGCTGGATTCTAGAAAGCATTG ACAAAGCCAACTTTCCGGTTGTGCCTCCTGTTGCTGTGCTGCCCCTGGGCACTGGAAATGATCTGGCTCGTTGCCTAAGGTGGGGAAGAG GTTATGAAGGTGAGAATTTGGGAAAGATCCTCAAGGACATAGAGACGAGTAAGGTGGTATATCTCGACCGGTGGCTCCTGGAAGTAACACTCCAAGCAAATGAGAAGAGTGACCCCGTCCCCTCTCAGATCATCAATAACTACTTCTCCATTGGTGTG GATGCTTCAATTGCTCACCAGTTCCATGTCATGCGAGAGAAATATCCCGAGAAGTTCAACAGCCG AATGAAAAACAAGTTGTGGTACTTGGAATTTGCCACATCTGAAACTATCTTCTCAACATGCAAGAAACTGGAAGAGTCTTTAACAGTTGAG ATCTGTGGAAAGCCGCTGGATCTCAGCGACCTATCCCTAGAAGGCATTGCAGTACTGAATATCCCAAGCACACACGGTGGCTCCAACCTCTGGGGTGATATCAGGAGACCTCAGGGGGATACTTCTTCTATCAACCAGGCATTAGGCAGTACGGCCAAAATAATTACAGACCCCGATATCCTGAAAACCTCCGTGCCAG ACATGAGTGACAAGCGGCTAGAAGTAGTAGGAATAGAGGGTGCAATTGAGATGGGCCAGATCTATACCAAGCTCAAGAGTGCTGGACATCGGCTGGCCAAGTGCTCTGAGATTACATTCCG GACCACAAAAACCCTCCCCATGCAAATTGATGGGGAACCGTGGATGCAGGCGCCCTGTACA ATCAAGATCACCTATAAGAACCAGATGCCTATGCTTATGGGCCCAGCCCCCAACTCCAACAATTTCTTTGGCTTTTGGAGCTGA
- the Dgka gene encoding diacylglycerol kinase alpha isoform X1 has translation MAKEKGLISPEDFAQLQQYMEYSTKKVSDVLKLFEDGDMNRFCQEDVIGYVGFEHFLKLYLEVDEVPHHLCWSLFWSFHASQSLEVTKSKGNVICLSDVSCYFSLLEGGRPEDKLEFTFKLYDSDRNGILDSSEVERIIHQMIRVAEYLDWDVSELRPILQEMMKEIDYDGSGSVSLAEWVRAGATTVPLLVLLGVDMTLKDDGVHMWRLKRFPRPVYCNLCELSIGLGKQGLSCNLCKYTVHDHCAMKAQPCEVSTYAKSRKDIGVQSHVWVRGGCDSGRCDRCQKKIRIYHSLTGLHCVWCHLEIHDDCLQAVGTECDCGPLRDHILPPSSIYPTVLASVPDRKLKTADDASLSTIDALRIDPVSNTHPLLVFVNPKSGGKQGQRVLWKFQYMLNPRQVYNLKNGPEQGLKFFRDVPQFRVLVCGGDGTVGWILESIDKANFPVVPPVAVLPLGTGNDLARCLRWGRGYEGENLGKILKDIETSKVVYLDRWLLEVTLQANEKSDPVPSQIINNYFSIGVDASIAHQFHVMREKYPEKFNSRMKNKLWYLEFATSETIFSTCKKLEESLTVEICGKPLDLSDLSLEGIAVLNIPSTHGGSNLWGDIRRPQGDTSSINQALGSTAKIITDPDILKTSVPDMSDKRLEVVGIEGAIEMGQIYTKLKSAGHRLAKCSEITFRSRSPIRTRCLCLWAQPPTPTISLAFGAEDTLCLEPASLFLEISLCALYIAATPSCQP, from the exons ACTCCACCAAAAAGGTCAGTGATGTTCTGAAGCTCTTTGAGGATGGTGACATGAACAGATTTTGCCAAGAAGAT GTCATTGGCTACGTGGGATTTGAGCATTTCCTGAAACTCTATCTGGAAGTGGATGAAGTCCCCCATCACCTCTGCTGGTCTCTGTTTTGGTCCTTTCACGCTAGTCAAAGCTTAGAAGTGACTAAGTCAAAAG GCAATGTGATTTGTCTCAGTGATGTCTCCTGCTACTTCTCCCTCCTGGAGGGTGGCCGGCCAGAAGACAAGCTAGAAT TCACCTTCAAGCTGTACGACTCGGATAGAAACGGGATCCTGGATAGCTCG GAAGTAGAAAGAATTATCCACCAGATGATTCGAGTGGCCGAATATCTAGACTGGGATGTGTCCGAGCTGAGGCCG ATCCTCCAGGAGATGATGAAGGAGATCGACTACGATGGCAGTGGCTCTGTCTCCCTAGCTGAGTGGGTCCGGGCTGGCGCTACCACTGTGCCGCTGCTTGTGCTTCTGGGTGTTGATATG ACGCTGAAGGATGATGGGGTACACATGTGGAGACTCAAGAGATTCCCCAGACCAGTCTACTGCAACCTATGCGAGCTGAGCATTGGCCTTGGCAAACAGGGCCTGAGCTGTAACC tcTGTAAGTACACTGTTCATGACCACTGTGCCATGAAGGCCCAGCCTTGTGAAGTCAGCACCTATGCCAAGTCTCGGAAAGACATTGGT gtccagtCACATGTGTGGGTTCGAGGAGGCTGTGATTCTGGACGTTGTGACCGCTGCCAGAAAAAGATCCGCATCTACCACAGCCTCACAGGACTGCATTGTGTGTGGTGCCACCTGGAG ATCCATGACGACTGTCTGCAGGCTGTGGGGACCGAGTGTGACTGTGGGCCGCTCCGTGATCATATCCTGCCTCCGTCTTCCATTTATCCCACAGTTCTG gcATCTGTACCAGATCGCAAGCTGAAGACCGCAGATGACGCAAGCCTGTCTACCATTGATGCTCTTCGG ATTGACCCTGTTTCTAACACCCATCCGCTTCTAGTCTTTGTCAATCCTAAGAGTGGAGGGAAGCAGGGGCAGAG GGTGCTTTGGAAGTTCCAGTATATGCTAAACCCTCGGCAGGTGTACAACCTGAAGAATGGTCCAGAGCAAGG GCTCAAATTTTTCAGAGACGTTCCTCAATTCCGGGTATTGGTGTGTGGTGGAGACGGCACAGTAGGCTGGATTCTAGAAAGCATTG ACAAAGCCAACTTTCCGGTTGTGCCTCCTGTTGCTGTGCTGCCCCTGGGCACTGGAAATGATCTGGCTCGTTGCCTAAGGTGGGGAAGAG GTTATGAAGGTGAGAATTTGGGAAAGATCCTCAAGGACATAGAGACGAGTAAGGTGGTATATCTCGACCGGTGGCTCCTGGAAGTAACACTCCAAGCAAATGAGAAGAGTGACCCCGTCCCCTCTCAGATCATCAATAACTACTTCTCCATTGGTGTG GATGCTTCAATTGCTCACCAGTTCCATGTCATGCGAGAGAAATATCCCGAGAAGTTCAACAGCCG AATGAAAAACAAGTTGTGGTACTTGGAATTTGCCACATCTGAAACTATCTTCTCAACATGCAAGAAACTGGAAGAGTCTTTAACAGTTGAG ATCTGTGGAAAGCCGCTGGATCTCAGCGACCTATCCCTAGAAGGCATTGCAGTACTGAATATCCCAAGCACACACGGTGGCTCCAACCTCTGGGGTGATATCAGGAGACCTCAGGGGGATACTTCTTCTATCAACCAGGCATTAGGCAGTACGGCCAAAATAATTACAGACCCCGATATCCTGAAAACCTCCGTGCCAG ACATGAGTGACAAGCGGCTAGAAGTAGTAGGAATAGAGGGTGCAATTGAGATGGGCCAGATCTATACCAAGCTCAAGAGTGCTGGACATCGGCTGGCCAAGTGCTCTGAGATTACATTCCG ATCAAGATCACCTATAAGAACCAGATGCCTATGCTTATGGGCCCAGCCCCCAACTCCAACAATTTCTTTGGCTTTTGGAGCTGAGGATACCCTCTGCCTTGAGCCCGCCTCGTTGTTCCTGGAGATTTCCCTCTGTGCTCTGTACATTGCTGCCACGCCCTCCTGTCAGCCCTGA